Sequence from the Echinimonas agarilytica genome:
GCGGCACAATTGAAAGTGCCTGTGTGTTTGATGCACATGCAAGGTTCGCCGCGAACCATGCAGCACAATCCGCAGTATGACAATGTCATTGCGGATGTCGAAAAATTTCTACTACAACGTGTTGAGGCGTGTTTAGCTGCGGGTATACCGAAAGACCTGATAATTCTTGACCCAGGCTTTGGTTTTGGTAAAACTCTCGACCACAATATAACTTTACTTGCACACACGTCCGAACTATTGAAACACGACTACCCAATCTTGATTGGGCTCTCGCGTAAGTCGATGTTTGGGCACCTACTGAATCGCGATGTAAGCGAGCGTTTAGCCGCAAGCCTTGCAGGCGTGATGGTGAGTGTGGAGCAGGGGGCAACCATTTTTCGCGTGCATGATGTGCGTGAAACAGTCGATAGTCTCCGTGTATGGAAGGCCATTAAGGAAAAGCAAAAATGACTGAACGTAAATATTTTGGAACCGACGGAATTCGCGGTCGAGTAGGCCAAGGGGCGATTACGCCAGAATTCATGTTGAAACTGGGCTGGGCTGCCGGTCGCGTCTTGTCAAAGCAGGGCACTAAAAATGTACTGATTGGCAAAGACACGCGTATTTCGAACTATATGCTTGAAGCTGCGCTCGAAGCAGGCCTTGCCGCTGCAGGCTTAAAAGCTAATTTAATGGGGCCAATGCCAACTCCAGCAGTTGCATACTTAACGCGAACATTCCGCGCTGAAGCGGGCATTGTATTGAGTGCATCCCACAATCCATATTACGACAACGGTATTAAATTCTTCTCTGCCGATGGCACCAAGCTCGATGATGAAATCGAACTTGCCATCGAAGCTGAAATTGACAAGCAACTGACCTGTGTTGACAACGCAGCATTGGGCAAAGCGGTCCGAATTGACGATGCGGCAGGGCGTTATATTGAGTTCTGTAAAAGTACAGTGTCTCAAGAAATGAACTTACAAGGCATGAAAATTGTTGTGGATTGTGCGAACGGTGCAACCTATGACATCGCACCATCTGTATTCCGTGAACTGGGTGCCGAAGTGGTTGCCATTGGTGTGAATCCGAATGGCATCAATATTAATGACAAATGCGGTGCAACGGATACTCAGCAATTAGTTGACACTGTATTAGCCGAAGGGGCGGATGTTGGTATTGCGCTAGATGGCGATGGTGACCGTTGTATCATGGTTGATCACACGGGCGAAGTGCTCGACGGTGACCAACTGATCTTTATCATTGCTCGCGATGCCATGCGCAACGGCCGCTTGAAAGGCGGGGTAGTGGGCACTCAAATGACTAACTTGGGAATGGAGATCGCTTTGGGTATTTTAGGTATTCCATTTGTTCGCTCTAAAGTGGGTGACCGATATGTGATGGAAATGCTCAAAGAAAAAGGTTGGATGTTTGGCGGCGAAGGCTCAGGCCATATCATTTGTCTTGACCGAACGACTACCGGTGATGGTATCGTTGCGGCGCTACAAGTGCTCAATGCCTCCTTTAACTCCGAGTTGACGCTCAACGAACTTGCCCGCGGTATGGAAAAATACCCGCAAGTATTGATTAACGTGCGCTTTACTGAAGGTTCCGATCCGCTTAATGCTGATTCAGTGAAACAAGCCGTGATTGATGCTGAACAAAAGCTGGGGCGAACCGGGCGTGTGCTGCTTCGTAAATCAGGAACTGAGCCGTTACTCCGAGTGATGGTAGAGGGCGATAACCACGAATTAGTACAAAAAAGTGCCGAATTAATTGCAGAGCAAGTGAAATTGGCTAGCGAATAACCGGTTGATCTTTTTGATGAAGAAAACCTCTAATTTACACTTGTAAGTTGGCAACAGGTTAGATACTATCTCGCCCGCCCTGAAGCTGGTGGGCTTGATAAGAGATAAGTCAGTACATCTGTACTGGTAAAGACAGAGTAAAACCATGTACGAACTAATTATCATTGTTTATCTGCTGGTAGCCCTAGCAATCATTGGATTGGTCCTTATACAGCAAGGTAAAGGTGCTGATATGGGCGCATCGTTTGGTGCAGGCGGCGGCGCATCAGCGAGTTTGTTCGGATCTTCTGGTTCTGGTAACTTTCTTACTCGTACCACAGCTTTATTAGCAACCGTATTTTTTGTGCTGAGCTTGGTGATTGGTAACCTTACCAACGAACGAGTAAAGCAAAGTCAGGAATGGGAAAACCTGGCAGACGACGCAGTAACAATTGTTGAAGAACAAGAAGTTCCAGCGACCGCACCGGAAAGTGATATTCCAAATTAAGTTTTAGCCGAGGTGGTGGAATTGGTAGACACGCTATCTTGAGGGGGTAGTGCTCGAAAGGGCGTGCGGGTTCAAGTCCCGCTCTCGGCACCAATTTATAACAAGTTGAACGCTTGAATACATTATAGTAAATCAAGTACAATTTGATGCAGTTACCGCGGGATGGAGCAGTCTGGTAGCTCGTCGGGCTCATAACCCGAAGGTCGTCGGTTCAAATCCGGCTCCCGCAACCAATCCTCCAGTCAAGACTTAGGTCTTGCAGGACAGGGTAAAGCAGCTTTAAGCCCCGTACCTAATGGGGCTTTTTGCTATGTGGGTTTTTGTCACAGGCAGAAACCAGACTGGGGCCTTTGAGCCCTTTTTTTGTTTCCGGGAGTTATATGGCGTCGTTGGAAAAACGTTTAACAGACATGCTTGAGCCTGCTGTTTCGGCAATTGGTTTTGAGTTGTGGGGGCTTGAATTTGTCCGTGCGGGCAGTCATTCAACCTTGCGGGTTTATATTGACCACGAAGATGGTGTGTCAGTTGATAACTGTGCTGACTGCAGTCGTCAAATCAGTGCCGTACTGGACGTTGAAGATCCAATTTCCAAAGAATATTATTTGGAAGTATCGTCTCCGGGAATGGAACGTCCACTCTACACAGTTTCACAGTACGAGGCCTATATTGGTCACGGGCTGAAAATTAAAACGCGGCTGCCTCAGTTTGGTCAGCGTAAATTCCAGGGAACCTTGCAAGCAGTCGATAACGGTATGATTACCATTGTGACGACGAAGCACGAGGTTGAGCTGATGTTTGATAATATTGAGCGCGCTCATTTGGTTGCAAAGTTTTAACTGGCGCGGTTAGGAAGAGGTCCAACACATGAACAATAAAGAAATCCTGCAAGTTGTAGATGCAGTTTCTAATGAAAAAGCAGTGCCGGAAGAGAAAATTTTCGAAGCACTCGAATTTGCCCTGGCTACAGCGACCAAGAAAAAGAACGCAGCTGATATCGAAGTTCGGATTGATATTGACCGTAAAACAGGCGAATTCGAAACGTTTCGTCGTTGGTTAATTATTGCCGATGATGAGCAAATGGAATTCCCAACAAAAGAATACACGCTAGAAGTAGCGCGTGCGCTTTGGGAAAACGAAGAATTAAACGTGGGTGATTATGTAGAAGAAACGATTGATTCAATCGTATTCGACCGAATCACCACGCAAACAGCGAAGCAAGTGATCGTTCAAAAGGTTCGAGAAGCCGAGCGTCAGCAGATTGTGGAGCAGTTTGCCGACCAAGAAGGCGAAATTTTAACCAGTACGGTTAAGAAAGTGAATCGCGACAGTGTTATCCTAGATCTAGGCAACAATGCGGAAGCGATCATGTACCGCGAAGATATGTTGCCGCGTGAATCATTTCGCCCGGGTGACCGAGTTCGTGGACTTTTGCATAAGGTTGACCCTGAAGCTCGTGGTGCTCAACTGTTCATTTCTCGTACCAAGCCGGAAATGCTAATTGAATTATTCCGCATTGAAGTGCCAGAAATTGGCGAAGAAATGATTGAACTAATGGGCGCCGCTCGTGATCCAGGAAGTCGTGCAAAGATTGCTGTTAAAACCAACGATCGCCGCATTGACCCCGTAGGAGCATGCGTGGGCATGCGTGGTTCACGTGTACAAGCCGTTTCGGGTGAACTTGGCGGAGAGCGCATCGATATTGTTTTATACGATGACAATCTTGCACAGTTTGTGATTAATGCGATGGCGCCAGCCGATGTCGCGTCCATTATTGTGGACGAAGACGCAGGCTCTATCGATATCGCAGTAGAAGCGAGCAATTTAGCGCAAGCGATTGGTCGTAATGGTCAAAACGTTCGTCTTGCCAGTCAATTGACTGAATGGGAACTGAACGTGATGACCCAAGAAGATATGGACAAGAAGCATAAAGCTGAGTCCCAAAAGTTTGTTGACGCTCTAACGGATTCGTTGGGGATTGATGAAGAATTTGCCGGTTTGCTAGTTGACGAAGGTTTCTCCACTCTCGAAGAGATTGCGTATGTACCTGTTAATGAGCTGCTGGAAATAGAAGAACTGGATGAAGAACTCGTTGAAGAGCTGCGTGATCGTGCAAAAGCTGCATTGACAACCAAAGCATTAGCTAACGAAGAATCACTAGATAAGAATGAACCTGCAGATGATTTGCTGAACCTCGAAGGCATGGAGCGTCAGTTGGCATTTAAACTCGCCAGCCGTGGAGTGGTGACGCTTGAAGATCTTGCAGAGCAGGGAGTTGACGATATCTCCGGAATCGAAGATTTAGATGAAACCTCTGCTGGTGAACTCATCATGGCAGCACGCCAGATTTGTTGGTTCAGCGACGAAGCATAATGCAGATTTAACGGGAGAGTAGCGAAGCATGTCAGAAGTAACTATCAATAAGCTCGCCACCGATGTGGGTACTAGCGAAGAACGTCTCGTAGAGCAGTTCAAAGAGGCTGGTATCACAAAGAAAGCTGGTGACATGGTCACCGAAGAAGAAAAGCAAACATTGTTGACTCACTTGAATCGCCAACATGGCGGTGAGGGTGATGCAGCACCAAAACGTATGACTTTACGTCGTAAGACCAAAAGCACTTTGGAAGTCACTGGTTCTGAAGGAAAAAATAAAAAAGTGACGGTTGAAGTCCGCAAGAAGCGTACTTACGTTAAGCGTGACCCTGAAGCAGAACAAGCGCAAAAAGAAGCTGAAGAGCAAGCGCAACGCATCGCGCAGGAAAAAGCTCAAGCTGAAGCTGACGCTAAAGCCAAAGCTGAAGCAGAAGCGAAAGCAGCAGCTAAGGCGAAAGCCGACGCGGAAGCCAAAGCCAAAGCAAAAGCCGAAGCTGAAGAAGCGCATCGCAAAGATGAAGCTAAACGCAGATTGGAAGAAGAGTCGATGACTCCAGAAGCCAAAGCAAAACGCGAAGAAGAAAACAAAGCTCGCGAAGCTGCTCGTTTAGAAGCTGAGGCTATTAAAGCGAAGCAAGAAGAAGAAGCTGCGCGTAAAGCGGAAGAAGAAGCGAAAAAGCAAGCTGAAGAAGCACGCAAACTCGCTGAAGAAAACGCTGCACGTTGGGCTGAGCAAGAAGCGAAGCAAAAAGCAGCGCTGGAGCAAGACGTTCACTTAACGAGCTCTCGTTATGCTCAAGAAGCCGAAGATCAACAAGACCGTGCCGACGAAACTCGTCGTCGCCGTCCGAAGAAAAAGAAAGGCCAAGATCGCCCGAACCGCAATGCTGGTCGTCGTGGACGCAACGCAAACAAGAGCGGTTCTTCATTGCAGCACGGTTTCAATAAGCCAGCTCAGCCTGTAGAACGTGAAGTTCGCATTGGCGAGACTATTTCGGTTGCTGAATTAGCTTCTAAAATGGCTGTAAAAGGCACTGAAGTGATTAAAGCAATGATGAAGATGGGAGTGATGGTGACGATCAACCAAGTGATTGATCAAGAAACCGCACAACTCGTTGCTGAAGAAATGGGTCACAAAACTGTTCTTGTCAAAGAGAATCAGTTGGAAGAAACCATTTTGGCTGAAGCGGAAGCTCAAGGCGAAACAACAGGCCGCGCGCCAGTTGTAACTATCATGGGGCACGTTGACCATGGTAAAACATCGCTACTTGACCGAATCCGCGAAGCTAAGGTTGCTGACGGCGAAGCTGGCGGTATTACCCAGCATATCGGTGCGTATCATGTTGAAACTGAAAACGGCATGGTTACCTTCTTGGATACTCCTGGTCACGCCGCGTTTACCGCCATGCGTGCCCGTGGTGCGAAAGCAACCGACATCGTGGTGTTGGTTGTTGCAGCTGACGATGGCGTAATGCCACAAACAGTTGAAGCGGTTCAGCATGCTCGTGCTGCTGGTGTTCCGCTTGTTGTTGCTGTGAATAAGATAGATAAAGAAGCGGCTGACCCAGATCGAGTTAAGAATGAACTGGCTCAGCATGATGTGATTCCTGAAGATTGGGGCGGAGATGTTCAGTTCATCCACGTTTCAGCGAAATCTGGCGAAGGCATCGACGCATTACTCGAAGGCATTCTGCTTGTTTCAGAAGTATTGGAGCTTGAAGCGGTTGCTTCTGGCCCAGCAAGTGGCATCGTGATTGAATCTCGTCTTGATAAAGGCCGTGGTCCGGTTGCATCAGTGTTGGTACAACAAGGTCAGTTGAACAAAGGCGATATTATCCTTTGTGGTCTTGAGTATGGCCGCGTTCGTGCAATGCGCGATGAAAATGGTCACGATATTGAATCTGCCGGCCCTTCAATTCCTGTTGAGATTTTAGGCCTGTCAGGCGTGCCATCTGCGGGTGATGAAGCAACAGCTGTTCGTGATGAGCGTAAAGCTCGTGAAGTTGCTTTGTATCGTCAAGGCAAGTTCCGTGATGTGAAACTGGCTCGCCAGCAGAAAGCTAAACTTGAGAACATGTTCGCTAACATGACAGATGGTGATGTTTCTGAATTGAACATCGTACTTAAAGCTGATGTTCAAGGTTCACTAGAAGCCATTACCGATGCCTTGTTGAAACTTTCTACTGACGAAGTGAAAGTGAAGATTATTGGTACTGGTGTAGGTGGTATCACAGAAACTGATGCAACACTTGCAGCAGCGTCTAGCGCTATTGTTCTTGGCTTTAACGTTCGTGCCGACGCAACTGCTCGCCGCGTGCTTGAGTCAGAAAGTGTGGATTTACGTTACTACAGCGTGATCTACAACTTGATTGATGAAGTCAAGTTGGCAATGACGGGTATGCTTGCTCCAGAATATAAGCAAGAGATTATCGGTTTGGCTGAAGTTCGTGATGTCTTTAAATCGCCTAAACTTGGTGCTATCGCCGGTTGTATGGTGACAGAAGGCCTTGTCAAACGCTCTGCTCCTATTCGTGTACTACGTGAAAATGTAGTGATTTACGAAGGCGAACTTGAATCGCTACGTCGCTTTAAAGACGACGTGCAAGAAGTGCGTAACGGCATGGAGTGTGGTATCGGCGTTAAGAACTACAACGATGTTCGCGCAGGCGACCAAATCGAAGTATTCGAAACAGTTGAAGTGGCTCGCACACTGTAGAAGTTATTGTTATCAAATAGCTTGAATGTGGGAGCCTTAGGCTCCCACATTTGTTTAAGGCGGTATACAAATGGCAAAAGCATTTAAAAGAACAGATCGTGTTTCACAGCAAGTGAAAAAGTCGATCGCGTTAATCCTTCAACGCGAAATTAAAGATCCTCGTATCGGCATGGTGACCGTGTCTGATGTTGAAGTGTCACGAGATCTGGCATACGCAAAAGTATATGTCACATTTTTGTTTGACGACCCCACTGAAATTGAAGGTGCTCTAGAAGCATTGAAAGATGCCTCGGGTTATATTCGCAGCCTAGTGGGTTCTCAGGTCAAAATGCGGTTGACGCCAGAACTCCAATTTATCTATGACAGTTCATTGACCGAAGGCATGCGTTTGTCAAACGTAGTATCGGGTGCAATTTCTGAAGATGAACGCAAACGAAAAGATAAAGAGCAAGATTCTTAATGGGAAGACGCAGGAAAGGGCGTCCAATCGATGGTGTTGTTTTAGTCGATAAGCCCACAGGAATGAGCAGCAATAATGTGCTGCAAAAGGTCAGGGCCATGTTTTTTGCGCAAAAAGCTGGCCACACCGGGGCTCTGGATCCGCTTGCAACTGGCATGCTGCCAGTCTGTTTGGGGGAAGCCACTAAATTTAGCCAGTACCTTTTAGATTCGGATAAGAAATATCGAGTGGTGGCTCGTTTAGGTCAACGGACGGATACATCGGATGCCGATGGTGAATTGATTAGCGAACGAGCTGTGAATGTTTCATGGGCTCAGGTTGACCAAGAACTGGAACACTTCCGAGGCCCAATTTTACAAACTCCTACCATGTTCTCTGCTTTAAAGCACGAAGGCAAGCCGCTGTATAAGTATGCACGCGAAGGCATTACCATCGATCGACCCGCACGTCCCATTGACATTTATTCGTTTGAGATCGTGTCACTAGACGCTGAACTGTTAACGATGGATGTGCATTGCAGTAAAGGTACCTATGTACGTACTTTGGTGGATGATTTAGGTGAAATGCTCGGGTGTGGGGCCCACGTTCAGGAGCTACGCCGTACCGCTGTTGCTCATTACCCCACCGATCAAATGATGACGATGGATGAACTCCAAGCACTGCGCGACAAGGCTAATGCTGAATCGAAGTGTCCTGGGGCTTATTTGGACGAACTATTGTTGCCCATAGATAGTGCTGTCGTGGCATTACCTAAAGTATGGATAGGTGAGTCGGCTGCCTCTTATGTGTTAAATGGAAACCCAGTACGTGTTGAGACTGAAGTCACAGACGGACAGGTGAGGATCATCCGCGAGGCATCAGACCAGTTTATCGGTGTGGGTGAAATTGTTGACGAACATATGCTCGCGCCAAAGCGACTGGTGGTGCCTACTCACGAAAGGGTTCCATCCTAAACTGCTGCAGAACATGGCCTATTTCTGTGAGTCGAGTAGAAGTTCTTGCAGTTTACCCGTGAAGTCGCTATATTACGCGGCCTCTACCAGCCGCTGAATTAGTGATCGGCGCTGGTTCATTCAATAAATCGGGAGATTTAATATGTCACTAAGTGCTGAAAAGAAAGCTGAAATTGTAGCGGAATACGCACAGGGTCAAGGCGATACTGGTTCTCCAGAAGTTCAAGTTGCTTTGTTAACTGCGCAAATCAACCACTTGCAAGGTCACTTCAAGACTCATATCCACGATCACCACAGCCGCCGTGGTCTTCTTCGCATGGTAAGTCAACGTCGTAAGTTGCTTGACTACCTTAAGCGTAAGAACCAAGAGCGCTACCAAGCAGTGATTGAAAAATTAGGTTTGCGTCGTTAATTCGAGGCTTATCCAAAAAAAGGGGCTTAATTGCCCCTTTTTTGTATCTAAAATTTAACACTTTTATGTCGTAGACCTTACCTTCCGCATACTCTGCACATTCATCGTCTATTTTCTGCGTGCAAAGCTTTGCAATACGCTGGATTCCAGTATACTTATGCGGCGAAATTGAAAGTGAAAATATAGAAAATTAATAGGAAATATAA
This genomic interval carries:
- the folP gene encoding dihydropteroate synthase, coding for MSDTTQTKIDFSKIQVMGILNVTPDSFSDGGSFNSIDNALAQAEQMVKDGATIIDIGGESTRPGADDVLEQQELDRVIPVIEAIRANFDIPISIDTVKTKVMLEAVNVGANMINDVMALQAAGAVDVAAQLKVPVCLMHMQGSPRTMQHNPQYDNVIADVEKFLLQRVEACLAAGIPKDLIILDPGFGFGKTLDHNITLLAHTSELLKHDYPILIGLSRKSMFGHLLNRDVSERLAASLAGVMVSVEQGATIFRVHDVRETVDSLRVWKAIKEKQK
- the glmM gene encoding phosphoglucosamine mutase, with amino-acid sequence MTERKYFGTDGIRGRVGQGAITPEFMLKLGWAAGRVLSKQGTKNVLIGKDTRISNYMLEAALEAGLAAAGLKANLMGPMPTPAVAYLTRTFRAEAGIVLSASHNPYYDNGIKFFSADGTKLDDEIELAIEAEIDKQLTCVDNAALGKAVRIDDAAGRYIEFCKSTVSQEMNLQGMKIVVDCANGATYDIAPSVFRELGAEVVAIGVNPNGININDKCGATDTQQLVDTVLAEGADVGIALDGDGDRCIMVDHTGEVLDGDQLIFIIARDAMRNGRLKGGVVGTQMTNLGMEIALGILGIPFVRSKVGDRYVMEMLKEKGWMFGGEGSGHIICLDRTTTGDGIVAALQVLNASFNSELTLNELARGMEKYPQVLINVRFTEGSDPLNADSVKQAVIDAEQKLGRTGRVLLRKSGTEPLLRVMVEGDNHELVQKSAELIAEQVKLASE
- the secG gene encoding preprotein translocase subunit SecG, with product MYELIIIVYLLVALAIIGLVLIQQGKGADMGASFGAGGGASASLFGSSGSGNFLTRTTALLATVFFVLSLVIGNLTNERVKQSQEWENLADDAVTIVEEQEVPATAPESDIPN
- the rimP gene encoding ribosome maturation factor RimP, producing MASLEKRLTDMLEPAVSAIGFELWGLEFVRAGSHSTLRVYIDHEDGVSVDNCADCSRQISAVLDVEDPISKEYYLEVSSPGMERPLYTVSQYEAYIGHGLKIKTRLPQFGQRKFQGTLQAVDNGMITIVTTKHEVELMFDNIERAHLVAKF
- the nusA gene encoding transcription termination factor NusA, producing the protein MNNKEILQVVDAVSNEKAVPEEKIFEALEFALATATKKKNAADIEVRIDIDRKTGEFETFRRWLIIADDEQMEFPTKEYTLEVARALWENEELNVGDYVEETIDSIVFDRITTQTAKQVIVQKVREAERQQIVEQFADQEGEILTSTVKKVNRDSVILDLGNNAEAIMYREDMLPRESFRPGDRVRGLLHKVDPEARGAQLFISRTKPEMLIELFRIEVPEIGEEMIELMGAARDPGSRAKIAVKTNDRRIDPVGACVGMRGSRVQAVSGELGGERIDIVLYDDNLAQFVINAMAPADVASIIVDEDAGSIDIAVEASNLAQAIGRNGQNVRLASQLTEWELNVMTQEDMDKKHKAESQKFVDALTDSLGIDEEFAGLLVDEGFSTLEEIAYVPVNELLEIEELDEELVEELRDRAKAALTTKALANEESLDKNEPADDLLNLEGMERQLAFKLASRGVVTLEDLAEQGVDDISGIEDLDETSAGELIMAARQICWFSDEA
- the infB gene encoding translation initiation factor IF-2, which gives rise to MSEVTINKLATDVGTSEERLVEQFKEAGITKKAGDMVTEEEKQTLLTHLNRQHGGEGDAAPKRMTLRRKTKSTLEVTGSEGKNKKVTVEVRKKRTYVKRDPEAEQAQKEAEEQAQRIAQEKAQAEADAKAKAEAEAKAAAKAKADAEAKAKAKAEAEEAHRKDEAKRRLEEESMTPEAKAKREEENKAREAARLEAEAIKAKQEEEAARKAEEEAKKQAEEARKLAEENAARWAEQEAKQKAALEQDVHLTSSRYAQEAEDQQDRADETRRRRPKKKKGQDRPNRNAGRRGRNANKSGSSLQHGFNKPAQPVEREVRIGETISVAELASKMAVKGTEVIKAMMKMGVMVTINQVIDQETAQLVAEEMGHKTVLVKENQLEETILAEAEAQGETTGRAPVVTIMGHVDHGKTSLLDRIREAKVADGEAGGITQHIGAYHVETENGMVTFLDTPGHAAFTAMRARGAKATDIVVLVVAADDGVMPQTVEAVQHARAAGVPLVVAVNKIDKEAADPDRVKNELAQHDVIPEDWGGDVQFIHVSAKSGEGIDALLEGILLVSEVLELEAVASGPASGIVIESRLDKGRGPVASVLVQQGQLNKGDIILCGLEYGRVRAMRDENGHDIESAGPSIPVEILGLSGVPSAGDEATAVRDERKAREVALYRQGKFRDVKLARQQKAKLENMFANMTDGDVSELNIVLKADVQGSLEAITDALLKLSTDEVKVKIIGTGVGGITETDATLAAASSAIVLGFNVRADATARRVLESESVDLRYYSVIYNLIDEVKLAMTGMLAPEYKQEIIGLAEVRDVFKSPKLGAIAGCMVTEGLVKRSAPIRVLRENVVIYEGELESLRRFKDDVQEVRNGMECGIGVKNYNDVRAGDQIEVFETVEVARTL
- the rbfA gene encoding 30S ribosome-binding factor RbfA — protein: MAKAFKRTDRVSQQVKKSIALILQREIKDPRIGMVTVSDVEVSRDLAYAKVYVTFLFDDPTEIEGALEALKDASGYIRSLVGSQVKMRLTPELQFIYDSSLTEGMRLSNVVSGAISEDERKRKDKEQDS
- the truB gene encoding tRNA pseudouridine(55) synthase TruB; its protein translation is MGRRRKGRPIDGVVLVDKPTGMSSNNVLQKVRAMFFAQKAGHTGALDPLATGMLPVCLGEATKFSQYLLDSDKKYRVVARLGQRTDTSDADGELISERAVNVSWAQVDQELEHFRGPILQTPTMFSALKHEGKPLYKYAREGITIDRPARPIDIYSFEIVSLDAELLTMDVHCSKGTYVRTLVDDLGEMLGCGAHVQELRRTAVAHYPTDQMMTMDELQALRDKANAESKCPGAYLDELLLPIDSAVVALPKVWIGESAASYVLNGNPVRVETEVTDGQVRIIREASDQFIGVGEIVDEHMLAPKRLVVPTHERVPS
- the rpsO gene encoding 30S ribosomal protein S15, with product MSLSAEKKAEIVAEYAQGQGDTGSPEVQVALLTAQINHLQGHFKTHIHDHHSRRGLLRMVSQRRKLLDYLKRKNQERYQAVIEKLGLRR